Proteins encoded by one window of Streptomyces sp. NBC_01477:
- a CDS encoding M14 family zinc carboxypeptidase, translated as MLYPTTDEITAGARALTLGYPGICRLGRVGSSRAGRPLLMLSVGEGRRNVLVVAGPHANEAAVGGATALRLAGGIARQRAHGEDDGSSWHFLLCIDPDGAALNEPWLSGPYTLRGHYEHFFRPCTAEQPEWLPHDDDTCPALPETRALVGVLDMLRPVLQCSLHGIDVGGSFVQLTSEVPGVPERIGKSAAELDIPLESGSSDAFQWPSPGPGVYVMPPCEDPAAGDGAHSTWVHARRYDGVTAIVEVPMWACDRSADTAPHPDPDRALRTAGAGLRRDLPTVGRVLDAVRPQLRGVDCALLRTVSELIGLGPALTADWDPAVRAPDAAPLPDMTTARVTSIEVYAQRIPLRAAAMLRQVADVPLVARLVDKWCEAYERAYRPRWVPVSDQVEQQARSVLAVYEELHA; from the coding sequence ATGCTCTATCCGACGACCGATGAGATAACCGCCGGTGCCCGCGCGCTGACGCTGGGCTATCCGGGGATCTGCCGGCTGGGGAGGGTCGGCAGTTCGCGGGCCGGCCGGCCGCTGCTGATGCTCTCGGTGGGCGAAGGCCGTCGCAATGTACTGGTGGTCGCGGGTCCGCACGCCAACGAGGCCGCCGTGGGCGGCGCCACGGCGCTGCGGCTGGCCGGCGGCATCGCCCGGCAGCGAGCACACGGCGAGGACGACGGCAGCAGCTGGCACTTCCTGCTGTGCATCGACCCGGACGGCGCCGCGCTCAACGAGCCCTGGCTGTCCGGCCCCTACACCCTGCGCGGCCACTACGAGCACTTCTTCCGGCCCTGCACGGCGGAGCAGCCCGAGTGGCTGCCGCACGACGACGACACCTGTCCCGCGCTGCCGGAGACCCGCGCCCTGGTCGGCGTCCTCGACATGCTGCGGCCGGTGCTCCAGTGCTCGCTGCACGGCATCGATGTCGGCGGCAGCTTCGTCCAGCTCACCAGCGAGGTGCCGGGAGTGCCGGAACGCATCGGCAAGTCGGCCGCGGAACTGGACATCCCGCTGGAGAGCGGCTCCTCCGACGCCTTCCAGTGGCCGAGCCCCGGCCCCGGCGTCTATGTGATGCCGCCCTGCGAGGACCCCGCGGCCGGCGACGGCGCCCACTCCACCTGGGTGCACGCCAGGCGCTACGACGGTGTGACCGCGATCGTCGAGGTCCCGATGTGGGCCTGCGACCGCAGCGCCGACACCGCCCCGCACCCCGACCCCGACCGCGCCCTGCGCACCGCGGGCGCCGGCCTGCGCCGCGACCTGCCCACCGTGGGACGGGTGCTGGACGCGGTACGCCCGCAGCTCAGGGGGGTGGACTGCGCCCTGCTGCGGACCGTGAGCGAACTGATCGGGCTCGGCCCCGCGCTCACCGCCGACTGGGACCCCGCCGTCCGCGCGCCGGACGCCGCTCCGCTGCCCGACATGACCACCGCCCGGGTGACCAGCATCGAGGTCTACGCCCAGCGCATCCCGCTGCGCGCCGCCGCCATGCTCCGCCAGGTCGCGGACGTCCCCCTGGTCGCCCGGCTCGTCGACAAATGGTGCGAGGCGTACGAGCGCGCCTACCGCCCGCGCTGGGTGCCGGTCAGCGACCAGGTCGAGCAGCAGGCCCGCAGCGTCCTGGCCGTCTACGAGGAACTGCACGCCTGA